A genomic region of Gossypium hirsutum isolate 1008001.06 chromosome D01, Gossypium_hirsutum_v2.1, whole genome shotgun sequence contains the following coding sequences:
- the LOC107922287 gene encoding lysM domain-containing GPI-anchored protein 1: MPNRNPTSFSSYVALCFMIFSNVALVTSKSTIEPCSNSDSCNALLGYNLYTDLKVAEVASLFQVDPISILTANAIDISYPDVENHILPSNLFLKIPILCSCVDGIRKSVSTKYKTRPQDTLSSIADSIYAGLVSADQIKEANSISDPSVLDVGENLVVPLPCTCFNGTDNGLPAIYLSYVVKAVDTLAGIAASYSTTITDLMNVNAMGSTSIKAGDILAVPLSACASNFPRYASDYGMIVPNGSYAITASHCVQCSCGPGSRNLYCMPSSLAVSCSSMQCKSSNLKLGNVTVQQSSAGCNVTSCAYGGYANGTIITWLSSSLQPRCPGPQQFPPLLAPPTHVTRDSAFAPAPAPQSDGGSTTTVPKTVPSTVSLPGLAPAGAPIGSTSDASTLVNSVAAVPTALMIFLLIKLIPPFSLSSLCYCYNTSGEQHKRIASFEPIGSGLSGSPEDVT, encoded by the exons ATGCCTAACCGAAATCCCACTTCTTTCTCCTCCTATGTTGCCCTATGCTTCATGATTTTCTCCAATGTAGCTTTGGTAACTTCAAAATCAACCATCGAACCCTGTTCAAACTCCGATTCCTGCAACGCCTTGCTGGGATACAATCTCTACACTGATTTGAAAGTGGCGGAGGTTGCTTCCCTCTTCCAGGTTGACCCCATTTCCATCCTAACAGCTAACGCCATCGATATCTCTTACCCTGACGTCGAAAACCACATCCTTCCTTCCAACCTCTTCCTCAAGATACCTATCCTCTGTTCCTGCGTTGATGGAATTCGAAAATCCGTTTCCACTAAGTACAAAACTCGCCCACAGGACACACTTTCATCCATTGCTGACTCGATTTATGCTGGTTTGGTGTCAGCTGATCAGATTAAGGAGGCTAACTCCATTTCTGATCCTTCTGTTCTTGATGTGGGGGAGAACCTCGTCGTTCCTTTGCCCTGTACTTGTTTTAATGGGACTGATAATGGACTGCCCGCCATTTATCTGTCCTATGTGGTGAAGGCTGTGGATACTTTAGCTGGAATTGCAGCCAGTTATTCCACTACCATCACTgatttgatgaatgttaatgCGATGGGGAGTACTTCTATTAAGGCCGGTGATATTCTAGCTGTTCCTTTATCAG CTTGTGCTTCAAATTTTCCTAGATATGCCTCAGATTATGGAATGATTGTTCCTAATGGGAGCTATGCTATTACTGCCAGCCACTGTGTCCAGTGCAGTTGTGGGCCCGGGAGTCGCAA TCTGTACTGTATGCCGTCTTCATTGGCTGTTTCTTGTTCAAGTATGCAATGTAAAAGCAGCAATCTTAAGCTGGGGAATGTTACAGTGCAACAAAGTAGTGCTGGATGCAATGTTACTTCTTGTGCTTATGGTGGTTATGCTAATGGAACCATTATCACTTG GTTGTCATCATCTCTTCAACCCCGATGTCCAG GACCGCAGCAATTTCCTCCCCTTCTAGCCCCACCTACTCATGTAACACGGGATTCGGCTTTCGCCCCGGCACCTGCACCCCAGTCAGATGGTGGTTCCACAACAACTGTGCCTAAGACAGTGCCATCTACTGTGTCACTTCCTGGACTTGCCCCAGCAGGTGCCCCTATCGGAAGTACATCTGATGCTTCAACTTTGGTGAATTCGGTTGCTGCTGTTCCTACTGCACTTATGATTTTTTTGCTTATCAAATTAATCCCACCCTTCTCCTT GTCTAGTCTTTGTTATTGCTACAATACTAGTGGGGAACAGCATAAGAGAATAGCTAGTTTTGAACCTATCGGGTCTGGTCTTTCTGGTTCACCAGAGGATGTTACTTAA
- the LOC121213982 gene encoding psbP domain-containing protein 3, chloroplastic — MASSVWCLYISPCLKKKGGGGLLHFPLNSNTKRVQRLQMQLQNQELMKEDDGHATSTRRRQFILQAPLIALSFPQLIMSTAIAVAEIDVPQDFRVYTDEVNKFKIFIPQDWQVGAGEPNNFKSITAFYPEEEANSNVSVAITGLGPDFTRMESFGKVDAFADTLVSGLDRSWQRPPGVAAKLIDCKASNGFYYIEYTLQNPGESRRHLFSAIGMASNGWYNRLYTVTGQFVEEEAEKYGSRIEKAVSSFRFI, encoded by the exons ATGGCCTCCTCAGTCTGGTGCCTCTACATTTCACCATGTTTGAAAAAGAAAG GAGGAGGAGGATTACTACATTTTCCCCTAAATAGTAACACCAAGAGAGTGCAGCGCCTGCAAATGCAACTGCAAAATCAAGAATTAATGAAGGAAGACGATGGCCATGCAACTTCAACAAGAAGAAGACAATTTATACTTCAGGCGCCTCTTATTGCTTTGTCTTTTCCCCAATTAATTATGTCTACTGCTATTGCAGTCGCAGAGATTG ATGTGCCACAAGATTTCCGAGTTTATACTGATGAAGTGAATAAGTTCAAGATTTTCATTCCGCAAG ATTGGCAAGTGGGAGCTGGTGAACCCAATAATTTCAAGTCCATTACTGCTTTCTATCCAGAAGAAGAAGCCAACTCAAATG TTAGCGTTGCCATCACGGGGCTTGGTCCCGATTTTACTCGAATGGAATCCTTCGGTAAAGTTGATGCTTTTGCAGACACTCTG GTTAGTGGACTGGACAGAAGTTGGCAAAGGCCCCCTGGTGTGGCTGCAAAACTCATTGACTGCAAAGCATctaatg GCTTCTATTATATTGAGTATACACTGCAAAATCCAGGAGAAAGTAGAAGACATTTGTTTTCAGCTATTGGAATGGCATCCAATGGTTGGTATAACAGACTATATACTGTCACTGGACAG TTTGTGGAAGAAGAAGCAGAGAAATATGGTTCAAGAATTGAGAAG GCAGTATCATCCTTCAGATTTATTTGA
- the LOC107922524 gene encoding uncharacterized protein, whose amino-acid sequence MGGHEAVEVAKTVLEVADVAWTALECSHHLHHHHDAPHNLHNSELQKELETLKSENRRLRNQLEQNLKLLNNLSESPVLLNDCPPNLYARLVSTVDSRDFLTRLKSLNESDIKVEFPFKEAAGDDIHSAEVLINVDQKEPSWWVWVTDEMVPSNVEEWSGIDDENYIVVSEEHVVDGVANFMAKCLLSNPKAQTLTPEELQKTMLKALEGVSKLEKVLSIWHAGKMFYVLSTWGLTLAGLYKSRTIVKLAAMGIHTTGKVVMRVL is encoded by the exons ATGGGCGGCCATGAAGCTGTGGAAGTTGCCAAGACCGTCCTCGAAGTCGCCGACGTCGCATGGACCGCCTTGGAATGTAGCCACCACCTCCACCATCACCATGATGCTCCCCACAATCTTCACAATTCCGAGCTTCAAAAAGAATTGGAAACCCTAAAATCCGAAAATCGGCGTTTAAGGAATCAACTGGAACAGAACCTCAAACTTCTCAATAATTTATCTGAATCTCCTGTTCTGTTAAACGATTGTCCTCCTAAC CTTTATGCTCGGTTGGTATCTACCGTAGATTCTAGAGACTTTTTGACCCGACTCAAATCTCTTAATGAATCCGATATTAAAGTTGAGTTTCCATTCAAGGAAGCTGCAG GAGATGATATACATTCAGCTGAAGTTCTGATTAACGTTGACCAAAAAGAACCAAGTTGGTGGGTATGGGTAACTGATGAAATGGTTCCAAGCAATGTTGAAGAGTGGAGTGGAATTGACGATGAGAATTACATTGTTGTTAGCGAAGAGCATGTTGTGGATGGTGTTGCTAACTTTATGGCAAAATGCCTTTTGTCGAACCCTAAAGCTCAG ACTTTGACCCCAGAAGAACTGCAGAAAA CTATGCTGAAAGCATTAGAAGGTGTTAGCAAATTGGAGAAGGTTTTGAGCATTTGGCATGCTGgaaagatgttctatgtgttgtCAACTTGGGGACTTACATTGGCTGG GTTATATAAGAGCCGTACTATAGTGAAACTTGCTGCAATGGGCATTCACACAACTGGCAAAGTTGTAATGAGGGTACTATGA